Part of the Sporosarcina sp. FSL K6-2383 genome is shown below.
CATAGTTGTTTTTTAGATGAATAGAACTTTATCAGAACATTCGGAAATAGATTGTGATTTAAATCACGATCTATAAATTTGTATAAAAAATCAAAAAATGTTCATTCTACTATAGAAAATAAAAATGAAGGAGGTCATCTGTTGAAAAAGTTTTCAATTATTACTGCTGCCCTGTTCCTTAGTCTTTCGTTGATGGGGTGCGGTATGAATAAATCAAAGGACAATGCTGCAAATGACAAAGTGGAAGATAAGGTAACAGACCAAACAGAATCGGATATGTCGACAAATGATAATACTGTCAACAAGGAAGACAATAAAGAAGAAAATCGACTAGAAGTTGCAGATGAAGCAGCGGATCGGATTGCGGAAATGGAAGAAGTTGAAAGTGCAAACGTTATTGTCACAAATCAAAACGCTTATGTAGGAGTCGTTCTGCATGAAGGGGTGGAAGGGACAACGCAAATTGAGGACAAAATTGCGGAGGAAGCTAGAGCGGCCAATGCAGATTTTAACAACGTTTATGTGTCGATGAATCCAGATTTTGTTCAACAAACTACCGATTATGGAAATAAAATAAGAGCAGGTGAACCAGTGGAAGGGTTCTTCGAGGAATTTTCCGATATGGTCAAAAGGGTTTTCCCGGACGCTCATTAAAATAACAACCTAATCATTGGAAATAGAAGTAATTAATTGTGAAATGTCAAGAGTTCCTTCCTTTATTCTTGAATAAACAACCCAATTACGACAAATCTGTGACAATTCTTATTTCTTCCACTAATCGACAATATTTTCACTTTAATTGTTGTACGATAAGCAAGTTGCTTCAGAACAAACAAAGAACTCACAACTAGGCTGAAGTAGAATAAATCATTTGGAGGAAGAGTTGTGAAAATCGTATTAAAGAAAAAAGTCTTGTCGTTGAAGATTCGTAATAAAAGAAAAATAATGTATTTGAAGGCCGAGAAATTTGGTTTTACCCACCCAGAAGTTGTCGCTCATAGCCAAGCATTAGACGCTTTACTAAATAGATATCAAAAAATTGTATCCTGAACAGAATAGTAATTAATAAAAACGATTTGCTTTAGTAATGAAGCAAATCGTTTTTATTATTAGTAAAATGAATTTGTGTATATTTATTCGCAAAGATGGATGATTAGAAATGCGTAATAAATTAGAATATGTAAGCGCTTTAATTTTCTAAACATTTAAAATAGTGGTTGACTAGTGCATTTGAACAGTGTACCATTACGGATAATTATTGCTGCGAAATAAATAAAAATAAAGCGAGCAATATAGAAAAAAGGGGGAACATGGCATGAAGAGTAGTTGGTTAAAATATGCAGTGGCACTATTGAGTGTTGTATTCGTCCTTGCTGCATGTGGTGGCGGTGGAACAGATAAAGTAGCCGATACACCAAACGATGATAAAGAGACAGCATCGGTAACAGAAAAATATAAAGTGGGAATGACACAAATCGTTGAGCATCCATCTTTGAACGCGGCGGCGGAGGGTTTTAAAGCAGCGTTAGCAGATGCAGGCCTTGATGTAGAGTATGTTGAGAAAAATGCACAGAATGATCAAAGTATAAATACAACAATTGCCAATGACTTAGTCAGTTCAGGCGTAGATTTAATATTTGCGAACTCAACACCTAGTGCACTAGCAGCTGCTGTTGCAACACAAGATATTCCGATTGTCTTTACATCCGTGACAGATGCAGTAGGTGCCGAGCTTGTAGCATCAAATGAAAGCCCTGGAGGCAATGTAACTGGAACAATTGATAATCACCCAGAAGCCATTCCGGCAACTATGAAGTTCATGAAAGAACAATTAGGCGTAGAAAATGTTGGGATGGTTTTTAACGCGGGAGAGCCAAATTCACGAGCGCAGGTGGATGCAGTGAAAGAAATTTTGAAAGATATGGGCATGACTGTGAAAGAAGCGCCTGTGGCAACATCCGCTGATGTTAAACAAGCTTCTGAATCACTGATTGGAAAAGTAGATGCATTCTATATTATTACAGATAACACGGTTGTATCGGCACTTGAATCAGTAATTGATGTCGCGAATTCGAATCAGCTTCCATTGTTGGTTGGTGAATTTGACTCTGTCAAACGTGGTGGTCTAGCTGCATATGGTTTCGAATTTTACGATATCGGTTATGAAGCAGGGCAAATGGCTGTTAAAATCCTTAAAGGTGAAAGTAAGCCAGCTGATATACCTGTTCAAGTTCCACAAAATTTGAGATTTGTTATGAATAAAGCAACAGCTGATATCTTGGGTCTTGATATTAAAGATGAATGGAACGCTGAATTTACTGAATAAATAGGAGATGAGATTGCATGTTTTCAGCTGTATTTGGATCAGTTGAGCAAGGGATCATCTATGCAATTATGGCACTCGGAGTGTATCTTACATTCCGAGTGTTAGATTTTCCGGACTTAACGGTGGATGGAAGTTTTGTAACAGGAGCGGCAGTTGCGGCCACGATGATTTTCTTTGGCTACCACCCACTACTCGCTACAGCAGTTGCTATTGCGATTGGCTTTATCGCAGGCTGTGTAACGGGACTCTTACATACAAAAGGCAAAATCAATCCACTGTTAGCGGGAATTTTGATGATGATTGCCTTATACTCAATTAATTTAAGAATTATGGGCTTAACGCTCGAAAGCTCTGTTGGACGTCCTAATATTCCATTGTTAAATGCGGAAACGTTATTTAGCAAGTTTACTATTTTTTGGAGCACACTTGGCATTGACGATGCGATCAATCAGTTTTTCGGCTCTTTAGGCGTTCAATATTTGCCTAAGACATGGGGAACGCTGTTTTTAATGCTAGTTGTGACATTAGTGATTAAATTTGTTGTCGATTGGTTTTTGAA
Proteins encoded:
- a CDS encoding YhcN/YlaJ family sporulation lipoprotein is translated as MKKFSIITAALFLSLSLMGCGMNKSKDNAANDKVEDKVTDQTESDMSTNDNTVNKEDNKEENRLEVADEAADRIAEMEEVESANVIVTNQNAYVGVVLHEGVEGTTQIEDKIAEEARAANADFNNVYVSMNPDFVQQTTDYGNKIRAGEPVEGFFEEFSDMVKRVFPDAH
- a CDS encoding ABC transporter substrate-binding protein produces the protein MKSSWLKYAVALLSVVFVLAACGGGGTDKVADTPNDDKETASVTEKYKVGMTQIVEHPSLNAAAEGFKAALADAGLDVEYVEKNAQNDQSINTTIANDLVSSGVDLIFANSTPSALAAAVATQDIPIVFTSVTDAVGAELVASNESPGGNVTGTIDNHPEAIPATMKFMKEQLGVENVGMVFNAGEPNSRAQVDAVKEILKDMGMTVKEAPVATSADVKQASESLIGKVDAFYIITDNTVVSALESVIDVANSNQLPLLVGEFDSVKRGGLAAYGFEFYDIGYEAGQMAVKILKGESKPADIPVQVPQNLRFVMNKATADILGLDIKDEWNAEFTE
- a CDS encoding aspartyl-phosphate phosphatase Spo0E family protein, with the protein product MKIVLKKKVLSLKIRNKRKIMYLKAEKFGFTHPEVVAHSQALDALLNRYQKIVS
- a CDS encoding ABC transporter permease produces the protein MFSAVFGSVEQGIIYAIMALGVYLTFRVLDFPDLTVDGSFVTGAAVAATMIFFGYHPLLATAVAIAIGFIAGCVTGLLHTKGKINPLLAGILMMIALYSINLRIMGLTLESSVGRPNIPLLNAETLFSKFTIFWSTLGIDDAINQFFGSLGVQYLPKTWGTLFLMLVVTLVIKFVVDWFLKTEIGLAIRATGNNKKMIRSFSANTDTLIILGLGLSNGLVAFSGALIAQYSKFSDIGMGIGMIIIGLASVIIGEAIFGTKTIMRTTLAVVVGAIIYRIIIGLALRVEFLDAGDLKLITALIVILALVLPQFIEKKREKNRKEKRHAERLAGS